The sequence GAGACCGGTGAGCAGCCGCTGGGCCTGCGCGGACAGGTACTCCTGCGCCTCCTCCTTCAGCCGGTCGGCGGCCTCGCTGTGGGCGAGGTCGGAGAGCGGATTGGTGTCCTTGGCCTTTCCCGCGGCCGAGGCCGCGGATCCCACGGTGTCTGTCATCCTTCATCGCCGCCCTTCGCGGAACCGCGGCGGGAGCCGGCCGGCTTCTTCGCGGCCGTCTGGCGCTGCGCGCCGGTCTTCTTGGCCGCCGTCCTCTTCCTCGCGGGGGCCGACTTCTCCGCCGTGCCCGTGCCGGTCCGCCGCGCCGCGGTCTTCTTCGCGGCGGGCTTCTGGGCCCGGGACTTGCCGGTGGTCCGGCCGCCGTCGTCCGGCTCGTCCTCGTCCGGCTCGTCGTCGTCCGGCTCGTCGTCGCGGTCGGCCGCGCGGCCCTCGCCCTTGTCCTCGCGGTCCTCGTGGCCGGTGGCGCGCTCGTCCTCGCGCTCCTCCTCGGCATCGTCGTCGGCCTCGTCCGCGGGCGCTTCGGAGACCTCGCCGCGCACCTGGGCGGTGCGGTCGTGGAGGCGGTCGGCGAGACTGCTCAACTGCCGTTCGACCATGGCCCCGGAGGCCGCCTTGCCGACGCCCCGCAGTTCGGTGCTCAGCTGGTCGCCGATCTCCTTGAACTGCGGGTTGTCGCGCAGCTGTTTACGTGCGAGGTCGACGAGCGCGCCCGGGCCGAGGTTGAGCTTCTTGCCCGCCACGAGCGAGCCGACCGCGATGGCCATCTTCAGTTTCCTGGTGCGTCCCAGGAAGTATCCGGCCCCTATGGCGAGGCCCAGTGCCGTTCGGTTCATCGTCCCGTTCCGTTGCCTGTGGTGTCGCCGGGGCCCTGGGGGGCTTCCAGCCGGTCGAGCAGTTCGTCCTCGCGCCGGTCGAACTCCTCCTCGGTGATCTCGCCCGCCGTCAACTGCTCTTCGAGGCGGGCGAGTTCGGCCCGTACGGTGGCGGGGTCGTAATAGATACGTTCCGCCTCGCGGAGCACCTGGTTGATCGCCCAGCCGCTGCCGCGCACGGGCGCGAAGGGCAGCAGCAGCACTTCCTTGATCAGTCCCATGGGGTCCTCCTTCCGCTCTCCGTCCGGGCCGCTCGGGTCGTTCGCCGCCCGTCAGGACGCCGCGGCGGCGGAGTCCGCGTCCGCCGGGCGGGCGGGGCCCGGTTCGACGAAGCTGTACGGCGGCAGCGGGCCGTTGACGCGCAGTTCCAGGTGGGGCCGGTCGGCCCGGATCCGTTCGACGGCGGCCAGGAACTCCTCGGCGGTGTCCCGGGCGACCAGGAACGAGACATTGAGCAGCCAGCCGGTGGACTCGGGTCCGGCGCTGACGGCTGCGGCGGTCGGCTCCAGCAGGCTCCGCACCTGGGCGGCGTCCTCGGCCTCCCGCGCCTTGACGGCGCCGGCGACCATCTCGCCGAGGCGGATCTTGTCGTCGTAACTGCCGCCGCCCGCCTTGCGGTTCGCGTCGGCGAGGGCGCGCAGGTCCGGCTGCTCGGCCATCACCAGGTGGAGGACGGCCTCCTCGACGTGGTTGCCCTTGACGTTGAACTCGACCTTGCCGTCCAGGGCCGCGAGCCGCTCCCGGTAATGGTCGGCGCGCTCGCCCAGGACATGGGTGACGGTGTCGTCGTCGGGGGCGACGTTGCCGAACCGCATGGGCAGCACGCAGCCGCCGGCGCCCGCCTCGGCGAGCACGTTCTGATGCGCGAGCAGATCCCTGCGCTTGGGACGCAGGCTCTCCGGAGCGTCACTGACCAGTGCGGTCAGCTCACCCTCGGTGAGGAGCCGCACGGGCAGCGGCGGCTGGCCGACACCGGTCATCCCCTCGGGGAGCGCCGGGTGGGAACGGGCGGTGATCCCGTAGACGTACGTGCTCACTCCTGCTCCTCCTTGCGGCGACGGCTCGTGGTCCTACGGGCGCGGGGGCGTTCCTCGTCGCCCTCGTCGCGCGCCTGCTTGAACGCGTCGGATATGGTCTCGGCGGCGCCGGAGAGGGCGCCCTTGGACTTGCCGCGCGCACCGGACTCGGTGACCTGGCCGACCACGTCGGGCAGGCCGGGGCTCTTGTTGGGTCCGGATTCCAGGTCGAGGCGGTTGCACGCCTCGGCGAAGCGGAGATAGGTGTCGACGCTCGCCACGACCACGCGGACGTCGATCTTCAGGATCTCGATACCCACCAGGGAGACGCGCACGAAGGCGTCGATCACCAGGCCACGGTCGAGAACCAGTTCAAGTACGTCGTAGAGGCCGCTGCTGCCTCCACCGCCGCCGCTCTGCTGTGCCGGGACAACGGTCATGCCCGCCGTTCCTCCTCCAGGTCGGTTACTGAATGGTTGGTCTGTGAAACCCGACTGTTTGTTCTGTGCGACCCGTCTACCGGCCGCCGGAGCGTGCGTCGGCTCTGCCGCGCTCGTAGCGGCGGACCCGCCGGTAGCCGGTCAGCTGCCCCTCCCGGTCGAGTTCGACCTGGTAGCTGCCCATGAGGCTCATGGTGTCCGGCACCCTGGACAGCTCCAGTACCTCGACCTCCAGGGACCAGCCGTCCTCGGTCTGCTCGAAGGAGGAGACCGATTCGGCTTCGAGTCCGGTCAGCTCGGCGAGCTGGCCGCGCGCCTGCCGCAGCACCTCCATGAGGGGCGGTCGGCGCCCTTCGGGCTCGTGCGTGGACTCCTCGCCGTCGGAGGACGGCCGGGGGGCCCTACGAGTCGTCCGGGTGGTCTTGCGGGGCTTCCGGGGCTCCGCGTCCGGCTCCTGTTCGATTTCCTGCGATGTCTCTTGGTCGTCTTCCCGCTCGGATTTCCGGGATTCTCGTGAATTCTGTGTCCGTGCTGTGCGATCTGTGTTCGACATGGCCACCTCTTTGGTGCGGGTGGCCGCTCATCCCGTGGCCAAACCTTCCCGGCCGTGCTCAGTCGCGCAGGTCCGTGAGACGCCGCCGCGCGGGCCGAGACCACGCCCCGGGCCGGCGGCTCCGCCCACGGGTCGGTGCGGGCCTGTTCCGGGGCGTCGGCGATGGTCCAGCGGCGCGCATGGGGCCCCGGGGCCGAGGTGGAGGCGGCCGCCGCGGTCGTCCTCGCGGACGGCGGTGGTGAGCCGGTCCGGGTGCCGTGCGGCGGCGAGTTCGGCGACGTCACAGGTGGTCAACGGGGCGGCGGGCGGGGCGAGTTCGGCTGGCAGGGTGCGCGGGTGATCCACTCCGGGTCGTGCTCAGGGGTGGCTTTCCGCATGAAGGGGCCCGTCGAGGCCCGGGGGGTCGCGGTCGGCGAGGCCGCCCTCGGTGTGCTCGGGGGCGCCCCAGCGGCCGGGGAAGAGGATCTTCCCCGGCCGCTGGATCCGTACGGTGCGCCGACCGGCCCGTATCGGCCGGTCGGCGTCCTCGCTCACCGCACCACCGCCTCCTCCACCAGCAGCTTCGCCGCGGCCACGATGCCGAGGGCGTCGATCCCGGCGGCGTGCAGCTGCTCGTCGGGGGCGGCCGAGCCGGGCATCGTACGGACCCCGAGCCGGACCAGGCGGGGCACGGGGCGGCCGTCGGCGAAGGACTCCGCGACGGCGTCCCCGATGCCGCCCTCGGGGTGGTGGTCCTCGACGGTGAGCAGACAGCCGGTGTCCTCGGCGGCCCGGCGCAGCGTCTCGGCGTCGACGGGCTTGACCGAGTACAGGTCGATCACCCGGACCGCGATGCCGTCCTCGGCGAGCCGGTCGGCGGCCGCGAGCGCCTCGGGCACGGTGACCCCGGCGGCGACAATGGTCAGCCGGTCCTCCTCGGAGGAGCGCAGCGTCTTGCTGCCGCCGACCGGGAACTCCTCGTCGGCGTCGTAGAGCACCGCGGTCTTGCCTCGGGAGGTGCGCAGATAGCGGATGCCGTCCAGTCCGGCCATGGTGGCGACCAGCCGGGCGGTCTGGTTGGCGTCGCAGGGGTAGAGCACCGTGGAGCCGTGGATGGCGCGGAACATGGCGAGGTCCTCCAGGCCCATCTGCGAGGGCCCGTCCTGCCCGATGGCGACCCCGGCGTGCGAGCCGACGAGGTTGATCCCGGAGCCGCTGACGGCCGCCATGCGCACGAAGTCGTGGGCGCGGGTGAGGAACGCGGCGAACGTCACGGCGTACGGTACCCAGCCGCGCGCCGCCATGCCCACGGCGGTGGCGACGAGCTGCTGCTCGGCGATGTAGCACTCGAAGAAGCGATCGGGGTGCGCCTTGCCGAACTCCTCGGTGCGGGTGGAGTCGCCCACCTCGCCGTCCAGGGCGACGACGTCGCCGCGCGCGTCGCCGAGGGCCGCGAGGGCGGCGCCGAAGGCGTCCCGGGTGGCGGCCTCGTCGCCCTTGTCGTAGCGCGGGAGCCGGACCACCTCGGTGGTGCGGTCGCGCAGCGCGGCGGCGGCCGGCGGCTCGCCCACGCGGACATGCAGCTCACGGGGGCCGCCCAGCTCGGCGATGGCCTCGTCGGCGTCGGGCAGCGGCTTGCCGTGGTGGCCCTCCTGGTCCTCCACGGCGGCCACGCCCTTGCCCTTGAGGGTGCGGGCGAGGATCACCACGGGCTGTCCGGTGGTGGACAGCGCCTCCCCGTAGGCCCGGTCGATCGCGTCCACGTCATGGCCGTCGACCTCGATGGTGTGCCAGCCGAAGGCCTGGAAGCGGCGGGCGTAGGCGTCCAGGTCGTGGCCGTGCCGGGTGGGGCCGCGCTGACCGAGCCGGTTGACGTCCACGATGACCTTCAGGTTGTCCAGGTTCTCGAACCCGGCGTGCTCGGCGGCCTCCCACACCGAGCCCTCCGCCAGCTCGCTGTCCCCGCACAGCACCCACACCCGGTAACCGGTGCGGTCCAGGCGCAGCCCGGCGAGGGCGATGCCGACCCCTACGGGCAGTCCCTGGCCGAGGGAGCCGGTGGCCGTCTCCACCCAGGGCAGCCTGCGGGGCGTCGGATGCCCTTCGAGCCGGCTGCCGAGCCCCCGGAAGGTGAGCAGCTCGCCGTCCTCGATGGCGCCGGCCGCCTTGTACGCGGAGTACAGCAGGGGCGAGGCGTGGCCCTTGGACAGCACGAAGCGGTCGTTGGCGGGATGCTCGGGGCGCTCGAAGTCGTAGCGCAGATGGTTGGCGAGGAGTACGGCCATCAGGTCGGCGGCGGACATCGAGGACGTGGGGTGCCCGGAGCCCGCCGCCGCTGCGGCCCGTACGCTGTCGACGCGCAACTGCTGTCCGAGTTCGGCGAGTTCGGCGGTGTCCATGGGTCTCCTTGCGCGAGATCGTGGTCGTCGGTCGGTGTGCGTCGGCCGGTAGGCGTCCGCAGGGGGCACCCGGGTGCACCGGAGCGCGGGGGCGTCCGGGACCGGCCCGGCGGCCCGCGGGACCGGCGCCGGTGATCAGCGC is a genomic window of Streptomyces sp. WP-1 containing:
- a CDS encoding transketolase, which produces MDTAELAELGQQLRVDSVRAAAAAGSGHPTSSMSAADLMAVLLANHLRYDFERPEHPANDRFVLSKGHASPLLYSAYKAAGAIEDGELLTFRGLGSRLEGHPTPRRLPWVETATGSLGQGLPVGVGIALAGLRLDRTGYRVWVLCGDSELAEGSVWEAAEHAGFENLDNLKVIVDVNRLGQRGPTRHGHDLDAYARRFQAFGWHTIEVDGHDVDAIDRAYGEALSTTGQPVVILARTLKGKGVAAVEDQEGHHGKPLPDADEAIAELGGPRELHVRVGEPPAAAALRDRTTEVVRLPRYDKGDEAATRDAFGAALAALGDARGDVVALDGEVGDSTRTEEFGKAHPDRFFECYIAEQQLVATAVGMAARGWVPYAVTFAAFLTRAHDFVRMAAVSGSGINLVGSHAGVAIGQDGPSQMGLEDLAMFRAIHGSTVLYPCDANQTARLVATMAGLDGIRYLRTSRGKTAVLYDADEEFPVGGSKTLRSSEEDRLTIVAAGVTVPEALAAADRLAEDGIAVRVIDLYSVKPVDAETLRRAAEDTGCLLTVEDHHPEGGIGDAVAESFADGRPVPRLVRLGVRTMPGSAAPDEQLHAAGIDALGIVAAAKLLVEEAVVR
- a CDS encoding gas vesicle protein GvpG; amino-acid sequence: MGLIKEVLLLPFAPVRGSGWAINQVLREAERIYYDPATVRAELARLEEQLTAGEITEEEFDRREDELLDRLEAPQGPGDTTGNGTGR
- a CDS encoding GvpL/GvpF family gas vesicle protein, which codes for MSTYVYGITARSHPALPEGMTGVGQPPLPVRLLTEGELTALVSDAPESLRPKRRDLLAHQNVLAEAGAGGCVLPMRFGNVAPDDDTVTHVLGERADHYRERLAALDGKVEFNVKGNHVEEAVLHLVMAEQPDLRALADANRKAGGGSYDDKIRLGEMVAGAVKAREAEDAAQVRSLLEPTAAAVSAGPESTGWLLNVSFLVARDTAEEFLAAVERIRADRPHLELRVNGPLPPYSFVEPGPARPADADSAAAAS
- a CDS encoding gas vesicle protein, which produces MSNTDRTARTQNSRESRKSEREDDQETSQEIEQEPDAEPRKPRKTTRTTRRAPRPSSDGEESTHEPEGRRPPLMEVLRQARGQLAELTGLEAESVSSFEQTEDGWSLEVEVLELSRVPDTMSLMGSYQVELDREGQLTGYRRVRRYERGRADARSGGR
- a CDS encoding gas vesicle structural protein GvpA, translating into MTVVPAQQSGGGGGSSGLYDVLELVLDRGLVIDAFVRVSLVGIEILKIDVRVVVASVDTYLRFAEACNRLDLESGPNKSPGLPDVVGQVTESGARGKSKGALSGAAETISDAFKQARDEGDEERPRARRTTSRRRKEEQE
- a CDS encoding DNA primase codes for the protein MNRTALGLAIGAGYFLGRTRKLKMAIAVGSLVAGKKLNLGPGALVDLARKQLRDNPQFKEIGDQLSTELRGVGKAASGAMVERQLSSLADRLHDRTAQVRGEVSEAPADEADDDAEEEREDERATGHEDREDKGEGRAADRDDEPDDDEPDEDEPDDGGRTTGKSRAQKPAAKKTAARRTGTGTAEKSAPARKRTAAKKTGAQRQTAAKKPAGSRRGSAKGGDEG